The following is a genomic window from Triplophysa dalaica isolate WHDGS20190420 chromosome 22, ASM1584641v1, whole genome shotgun sequence.
ATACTCTCCTGCTCTAAAATCAATAGACTATGCATGTAGATTAGCGATTAGTAGATCATGTAGAAAACCAGACCGTGAAGCATCGATGTAGAGCCAGTGAGCGTGTGCTATCGTTTTAGATGTAGATCACACATGCCGCTCCGCCTCCTGGACAGATCCATGTGACAAACCAGTCGAGCGTAGGgtgcttttataaatgtgaaaagtTCGCCAGACCctgtgtaaattattatttctcatGCATCTTCCCCCTTCGCAGCCTGGAAACGAATAATCGAGGGCGTCGGATGAGGCGGAGGAGTCTCGTCTCCCCTGCTGCATCATTAATGTCTACTATgtgcaataataaaaaagaaaaaacaggaaacaaGGGCCTCCTCCTCCATGTGCAAACAGGCAGAAGGTTGGGAGATTTTGTCTAAGCGTGCATGTTTGATTGATTACAGGTCTATTTGAGGTTGTGGGTGCGAGTGGAGGTGTTAGATGGGGGGCGTGAGTGTGGTATGCATGTCATTATCGGCTGCTCTCTTCGATGGATTTTCTTGACATCTTTTGGCATTATTATCGACAGGAAACTGCTTTTTATCAGCGTAGAACAGATCTAGTAGTAAGTTGTGACCTCTCTCAGGTGTGATTTTCCTTCGGTAGGGTGCTCCTAGGAGTCAGGTGCGAGTAGTTGTGGTTGAGCGTTTCAGCAGCATGGGCGAAGGATAATAGAACGCACTCACTCGGGAATGGAGGGGTGTATTTACAGGATCACACAACAGTTGCTCTCTCCGGTCTTCTCACGGTTCCTTTGACCTGAAATTAAAACACATCTCAATCTCAATAATGCTGAACGGACAGACCATGGCTCTGTCCAAAACCTTGTAAACCGTCTAGACGGTTATAATTATGCTGGCCACAAGATGGAGCCTATTTTAAGCctagttttaaagggatagtccacccaaaaatgaaaattgagtACCAGagtagaaatgttttttttttgttctgttgaacacagaagaagatattttgaagaattaagaaaaataaacagtcctttgactaccatttaaatatgttctactgtggtagtcaatggtgcccattaaatcaaattttcaaacatttttccaaatatctttctttttgttcaatagaacaaagaaatgtgtccCTTCAATAAATGCTCTGCTGAGAATGCTTCATCATCAGATGTATTTTTTAACCCAATACAAAACCCAATAATTCAATCTAATATTACTATATGCTTTGACAAGTTAATGTTTTTGTAGTGTTTCAAATCATTCACTTCTCAGTTTAATTTCAGTTAAAATGCCACTGTAGACAGTAGACAGAGTGTTTTGGAACAGAATCATCATCGATCTTCAACTCTGATAAATAATACTGAAAGCACAAAGCACTCTGTGCATATGCAAATACCGATTTTTAAGGATATTCTATCAAAACAGAAACTCAATCAACACTGAGAATATCCACCGAGAGGACTATTAggattataaaaaatgtacttttaaagttATGCAAATGACACATTTATACCAAGGTGACAATTCTAGACTTCAATTTAATTAATGACTGTTTTTTTTGACTGAACACATTAGATCATAGTGCGTTATCAAAAATGGTTCAACAAGGGACTTGCATAAGATGAGGTCAACAAATTCATAATTTGCAGCAGGAGATTTTAAGTGAGTGGCGTACACATTATGAGTAATTCCCAAATTCCTAAAATTTTTACAATTCTGTGATTGTCCTTAAATGTCAGACATCAATCATTACATGGATAACATGACTTTTGATTTAATTCACCCATgacaacatctttttttttggtgaactaatacattaaatgaaatgaaatgctcCCAGAGGCCGAGAATGACGCATATATAAGCTGGTAATTTCTGAACAAAGTGAAGGCTGCTGCGAGGCAGGGAGCGTGTGAAAAGTGAGCTAAGAGCGGACAGAAGAAAAAAGGGCAGCGCGGTTACCTTGGGAATTTGGCTCGGGCAGCGTCTCTCTGGCAACTAAATGCATCACTGTGGTTTTTCCGTGAGGCAGTTTCAAAGCTgcaagaaatgaagaaaaaggGTTGAATGGACACAGAAAAGACTAACTTAGCTCAACACCAGAAAGACCACTGACATTAAAGCATGTAGAGAGGCATGGAGAAACAGAATTATGTGAAACAACTGTGTATTATTGAGAGATGACCGTGTTTCTTCATCACGTCATTGTCCAAGCAGTTTAGGACTCGTGATCACACTTGCTCACAGTTAATACTCAGACATGGGAATTGCATTCTGAGCCTAAACATACTGAAAAGCAATAAACAGCTAAACAGTCTGGGAAGCTCCAGAGGtcacaaatatttattgaaaccCTCTTTACATTTGATGAAAATGTAATAgcgtgtttatttgtgtaaggGCAGACATTTGCCTGTTGAACTAAAGGGATTCATTGTAGGTCAATGATATTGGCTAACCATGTAaaatttgagagagagacataacaACAGACAGACACTCTCACAAACCCCTTCACAAACCCACACATTCTTTTATAACTCTGAGATACGgcaaaacaaattgaaaaactGTTTCCCGTTCATGCCCGAAGAATTTCCTCTCCTCCCTGTTTTCGCTCCCGGATGACAGATTCCTTCCTCAGATTCCTAGACTGCTCTTTCCATATCTCTACATTTCCCTCCACACATCCCACTCTTCCTCAGTACTTGCATGAAAGGCATTCTGGGAATCATTCTGTTTGTTTAGGAAGTGAATTCTGTTCACAGCTTGGAAACTCTGCATAGCAACACATAGGTGTATTGGGAGTGTGAAACCAATTTCTCGTAACTCCTGACAATCGTGTGAACTTGAAACCTACCCCTGAGCAAAATAAACCACCAGAAAGCCAAAgcaaataaaattgtgtttagcCCACATGGACACGGATGATTCAGTTTTCCTCTCAAGATGCAAGGCAGAACTTTAACGTCAAACAACCGTCACATTAACTACAGTAACAAATTTAAAGGTGACATTATTTTTGCTTTCCTGAGTATGAACACATTGTTTGGGTCAGCCTATGAGAGTGAGTTTGGGGTGGGACTATTAGTTTGGCAGATAGGCATTTGTAAAATTCCATCTGTTAGTAACTTCAGTTGTGATCCATAATTCTGTTCCTGGGTTCAATAGAGGTTTATggttttatatgtgtatgtatagCATGCATTATGTTAATATCATGAGGGGGTCACTCACCTCCTAGTGTCACATTGCCATGTAGAAATCGGCCCTGGTAGATCAGACGCAAGATGTTTGGACTGCTCACCTGTTCCTCCTCCCAATCTGTAAAAGGCCGATTgagaaaaagataaaacaacGCGAGTTACAGTTGATCCCACCCTAAACCTCTATCAAGCGTTGAACGAACGTTGCATCACCATCAGAGTATATTACACTCATGTTGTGTTATTGAACCCACTTTCCCTAGCAGTCTTTCACATTAGTTTTCAACCGTTTCTCTCCATTCATCCAGTAACATTTATCATGCCATAACCCAACCCTCTCCCTCGAGTCAATCCATAAGGAGAATCAGTCACAAGACTCAAGGTCACCCTGTGTCCTCTGAAGGTCCGGCTCTGCTGTGCCGCCAGCTATGAATAAAACAGGCTAATTCAATCCCAGACCACCCCTGATGGGATGTTTGGAATTGTATAACAAAAAAGGCTTTTTATAATATTCCTTCGATCTTTTCATAGATATTCACTTCTTTCTAAAGAAGGGCAGATCATGAGAGCTGTTGGCACGTTCCATTGATGCGATTCATTTTGGTCTCccattagtatttttttttagaaatggaGCCATAAGTTTTCTTCCTGACGGTATTGAGTACCAAATAATACAACAATTTCATATTACAATTTAAATCTCttgaatgtttttcaaaactatTTACTTACTAGAATGAACTTAAGTTTTAAGTACTAAAAACAATGTGTATCTGTAAGAAATAATTTTTGAATCAATttgggtgtcacaatataccagtATAATggaattaatattataattctataaaaattataatattgtaaataattcagaaCCCGTTTACTTTTTGCCTTAAGAGCAAcatggttacaaactctctctctctaatctCTTATCTCTAATTCTCTAAATTTACTAAAAAACTCGCgatttgttaattaaaaaagaagaaaatacaaaataaatttgacagatagcattatttgtttatttaaaaaacatatttaaatagatATCCTGATAATACCACAATATTGTGACTTCTTTTGATCGCGATAACAGTGAAGCCAAATTTGGATttcgtgacagccctaattcAACTATTTTAATTTAACCCTGcaaatttttattaaacacgtTACCCGGTTTATTGCAAGTTAAActtaatgtgaatgttttttataGGAAGAAgaaatgtgaccctgtctgtgaaatccaggcaaAAATCTTAAATTCTGGAAGATTAGGAGCATCAAAGTAGTTATATCCAAAATAATGTGTCGCtgtaaatgataaatgtttggatacagtataacattttttaatcatagTTCTGAAATTAATGTTTTCATTGACACTATGTTCTtatattttgcacaaaaaaaagaaaattggcATCCTAAACATTGATTTGATCTTTGACATCGCCTTAGTCAATATTAGACATCAAGGTCAATGGTCAATATTGGACATCAATAAATACaccaaggttatattttcacaaaatattctttacattatgtccTGTAGAATGATATTATGTTGAAAAAAGTTaatcacgtgtgtgtgtgtgtgtttgttttgtatcatCTACAGGTTCAGATAATAAAGGCAGACACTATTTTTCCACTCAGTGATGTAATTGGCATCAGCTTTGTTCAGATTACCACACAGTCAGAAGTACTGATTTGTCTGATAACAGTAAAGGTTGTAAACAAAGCCCacctttaaacaacatgagacAAAAAGCTAAAATAGGTTTCAGTCTACATTAAAGGAGGGACATTCCATTCAGACTTCACAACCATCCTCATGTGTGTTGTAAAACGTTAATCAGCACACACCCATTGGCCAGTTGTCGTACACGTGCTTGGCGATGTCTGCCGCGGAGTCGTTCGGAGAAAACAGGAACTCTTTTGTTTTTCCACTCACCAAGATGAGCCTCAAGTTGatctgtaacacaaacaacaaaagatTGTTAGAAAAATAGTCAGAAGCCACCCTATATACTTCccttactgtaaacattttcaaCCAATTTTACTTCTGAAATTATGTATTTTCTGAGTTTCATACCACAATGAAGCCAGAGCTGAATGCGAAGTTACTAAAACAAAGCTGCATTTTTGGCTATTGGCAGGCTGACATGGAATCTGCAACCATAAAGCTCCACAGAAGCTCAGCAGATTTCCAGAAAATTCAGACGGCTGTCATTCACAAAAGCTCCTTGacttgcatttaaataaaaaaacgtatgcTAATATGATCATGCTTTCAGCTTCCAATACGATTGGACTACTCTCAAttcagtttttcacatttaaaccCAGTTTTCCCACAAAACTGAAGGAAACATCAAGTACATCTGCAAAAGCTATCAGGAACTATATCTACTTGAAACACGCATTATCTACTAGAAAACATTAGCTTATTAAACAGCAGGACAGAAATAGGAACAATTTTCATAAGAGacactttgttttatttgcagttaAAGGATGGGTCCATTAAATGGATAGTTACATCCAACAGCAAGATTTTATCATGAATCTTTCATATATCCTCGATTGTGTCTTTAATTCAGTGAAAGTCTTTGATGATTGTGAACTACAAATGATTCATCGGCACAATTATGCTGTTTGCATGACTACTCCAGCAATATAATTTGAAAAACGTCCATTATCATATTCTTTCAGATGACAAAGTgctgtttgtttaaaaagagcagagagagagtgtgttggAGGGAGGGGAGAGTTGCTCTGGGAAATGCATGTCCAATGCACGTGTGTTACTATGCGATTCTCTGGTGTATCAGACATTCACATccccccaacacacacatcCAGCTGCAGTGATGTAACAGCGCGTAGACCAGCAGATGGAAACAAGCATCCTCCTAAAGCCCTTTATAGAATCAGATTAGAGCCAGGAGCAAGCCTGTTCAAAGATCTCATCCTGAGAGATCAAACACACATATTAACACATGTGTAAGCttctttataaaacatacacTGAATATACTTACTTGCATGCAAATCTAACTAGCCAGCCACATTCATAATTGTTCAGATAGTACATGGTCATTATCACTATCTTTCAAGGCACCAAAATGTGAGGAAATATCAGAGATATTTCTGTACACACTCAGGACACATATTTTCACATATCCACAGGTTATAAGAGACCAGAAGTCAATCGGCACAaaaaacaggaaacagaaaTAGCGCAAAGTGCATCTGAATTAAAGACCTGCTTCCTTAAATTAGCATTCATATACTCCTAGAAGCATTTCTGCTGGCCGGCGACACATTTTGGGCTCTGATAATGTGTTGGCAATGCCATTATTTAATTTGACTTTCAACCGTTGAATTT
Proteins encoded in this region:
- the ubl3a gene encoding ubiquitin-like protein 3a yields the protein MTANIPAEMINLRLILVSGKTKEFLFSPNDSAADIAKHVYDNWPMDWEEEQVSSPNILRLIYQGRFLHGNVTLGALKLPHGKTTVMHLVARETLPEPNSQGQRNREKTGESNCCVIL